The following nucleotide sequence is from Megalops cyprinoides isolate fMegCyp1 chromosome 6, fMegCyp1.pri, whole genome shotgun sequence.
AACTCCGCTCCTTGCGGCTGCGGCTCCATTAACTTCTGTCCGGCCTTGGTTCTCCTGCAGATGGTTCCGAGGTGGCTCGTGATTTCAGCAGATCCCTATCTGCATTAACTGGGCTCTGCCGAAGCAGCCTTGTGCATTAATGCCTGCAATATCAATTTCACCTATGTTAACAACATGTATGAGCTCATAAtcctccattttaaaacatgtcctTCTTCTTTGCAAGCTGTCAGTTGACAACCTTGCCTCTGTGACTATCAGTGTTTAGCCTTATGCACTccacacatattttacacaaGATGTCCAATTGGTTAGTCCTGTCGGTCATACGTGTCTTGGGGGAAGGCATACAAGAGCAAAATTTACCTGTCATGACTGAACCATGGCTCAAAAAGGTCAGTCTATTACAGATGGGCAATGCCTCAGGCTCAACCATTGTGACAGTTTCCAAAACTGAAGCAGGGCAACTCTCTTCAGACTGAGAATTAAGCATCCCATACAATGTATCTGTCTGCTGGGCAGGCAAGCCTTGGCCTTCTGGCCCTCACAAACTCAATTACTGCATCCCCTTAGGGTGATGAAGGGGGCTGAGGCTGGaaaaaacctttcagttaaTCCCTTGTCTGGCAACCTCCCATATTCATGGTCTCCAGGCAGTATATATGAGTATGTATTGACTTATGGCTGAGAAGCTGTCATTGTTGCAGAACCCTGCAGATAATCAATTGTTTCTGCAATTGTAATTTAACAGCTCCACATTTGTTGCCGCCTTTGCTAAAACTTTGAAGGTTCAGTGGTTTAAAATTCTTGTCTCACACACTAGGACAGTGAAAGTCATAAAGGCACATTACAGCTAAAAATCTTACGGAGTCTTCTCTGAATTACAGTAaaatctgtgtatttttgtctgaaaaGAAGGGGTGTACTACGGTTTAAATGGTAGTTTGAAAACAGCCGTTCAACTGTATATTACATATGCAAGAACCACATACTCTATATATATTGTTCATATACTTGAGTTAAAAATTCATacaatataattacatttgaatgaCAGTGCTTTGTAGATTTGCTTGGACAATTGTGATAATTGTACCATCTTCTTTGGTCcaagacaaaatacaaaaaagggaaatttcACTTATACAGTTAAATACAGTCACTCTAGTCATTTCctgaaaatggttaaaaaaatcaaCGTATTAACCTCTTGTAGTTTGATTTTGATACTGTAACAGGTTTTCAATATGTCTGTACTCAACATACTTATTtctctgtggtttgttttgtgcTGCCGTCAAGGAGGTCTTGATACACCTTGTGGCATATACAATAGACAACAACGCTCATGTCTTAAGTTAATTATTTTAGATCTTAGAATTCATTTCTAATGGATATTATGCCTTTTTTGCTGTGCATTCAAAGTAGCATAAAGTAGCATCTTAGATTAATAAGCAttaacacagtcacacagtgttCTGTTCAAGCTACCGAAATGTGCAGTTGTCAATAAAGTTTATAGTCTTTCACCCTCACATTTGACTTTGTGTATGTACTATGTATTGGGGCCGCCCCTGACTCTCATATCTTAGATGCTGTGAGGTGTCGCATCTCGAGGGTCATCAGACCTGTCCAGAGGTGTGAAGGTTAACACATCCTATTGTGGGACAGTTACTCCATGTTCTGTCAgcttcagttttcagttttgatgtcCTGTATTTTTAAGTGTAAGCACTTCAATAGTTTCAGATTAACCGGGGCTAACgttttttcaaacaaaagcagGTCAGTGTTAATTTCCACTTTTAATAAACAGCAGGTGTTCAGACTGGGCTAACATGCACAGCAATCTTACGGTACGTTGGTTTGCAGCCTTCTGGAAGGTTGGATGTCATAAACCATTGTCCTGTATATTACTGTACAGAGGCTGTATTACCTTGATGTCCACTCAGATCTCCACTATTGAAATGAATCACACTCTTTAGCATGGGGGTGTTCTCAAATGATTCATGTATGAGCATCCCACATGTAGAGGAGAGTTTAAAAGGTGGAAATCTGAATCAGTTCCTCCTTAGTGCAAATCCTAGTATGTACAATGAATTATCATTGCCACATAACAGAAATTTAATTAACAGCTCTAtgtcactttaaaatatttaaacccCAGTAGTTTGATAATACTGGATAATATGATTTTATAAATACCGTCAGTGTGAAAGTCACAACAAATACActtgctttaaaatgtatatgcatCAAAATATATTCACTGGTCAGTTAATGGTAAACTGCCATCAACTTAAGAACTGCCTATGACAAGAAGTGGGGTTAGTGGTAGGCATAGCAAATGTCACCTCATTATATCTGCTTTGTTCATAGCTGCATATGAGCACAGAGCCTTCCGTCAGAAGAAGCCAGGGTATCTATGAGAGGTGGTGACCTATGAtgtaaaagcaacaaaacactTCTCTTTGACTACCCAGAAGGTACCTGTCTTATTTGTGCCACATGTCCCAGAAAATAGTTCAGGCTCCTGGGAAATGTCCATAGGTTCCTTTGTGATCTTTGTGTAATACAGAGAAAGTAGACATACTGAACACACGTATTTTGTCCAAGAAATGTTAGTGACAGGGATATAGGGGgtataataaatatttagaCAGTTTTATCTGTGCACCCGATAAACAAACATAGCACTAAATACTATGTCCCTTGAGTATATGTGGATTCCAAAACAAATTAAGAACAAATTGAGACCCGTTGTTTGCAGACCTGTATTGGCAGTTACTGGACTATAAATTTTCCTGTCAGATCAATGCAAGTAATGTAACAAATTGCGGTTAACGAAGAAAGATTACACAAACATGAGGAACActttctgtgtatttaattGCAATCAGTAAAATTAAGCAGTGAGGTCTGTAATAGGCCTACATTTCAAGAGAGTATCAAGTCCTGTTTGGGCGCTACTTGTGTTCTTTGTTTAAAACGGTCAACCTGGTCCTCTGTATTGCCACAAGTTGTGTATGTGTTACTAATCTACTGGGTTGCCAGTAACCTGTAGCTTTCTTTGTTCTGCTGTCGATAGCCAAAACGTCTCTCCGGTGACAGAAAATGATGATACTGATAAGTTGAGAAGTCCActctgtttgccttttttcactGTAGCAGAGGTGACTGGAACAAAAGAGACTAAAAACTAGTAATTTTTATCAATGTGGTCTAGCCATGCCTGTATTGTAAACTGTGCAAGGAAGTAAGcccaaggaaaaaaacatgttgagaatgaaaacagaggagcacagacacagctaaTGAAATCATCAGGATATGTTAGGCACGTACATGCCCCCTCGACAAATTCATGCATCATGGCCTTTTCCCATGATGGTATGAGTACTTGGACAAGCGTCAAAACCGTTTGATGACAGGTCAGTTTTAGACAAACCAAAGTATGCCTTGTTTATGTGGTCTCACAAGTCAGTCATATACTGATGTGTGAATACTGTGTTTAGCAATGGTTCAAAATGGTAACTGAATGGTTTTGAGAGGTATGTATTTCTGATATTCGTACTTCATACGTATTCATATTTCTGATGTGTTTGGAAAACGTTTCCGCTGAGATTGTATCTAGCCTCCAATCTCGACGCATACGTTAGAGCTAAGCCTATTTCATTTGACTGCTTTCAGATCAAACTTATCTTTGCTGAACTCCTCTGTTTCAAGTGAACTCTCTGATAAAACTCTGTTTTACAAATATAGAATCTTTGTTTCAAGGCAATATTTGAACCTGCTTAGCGTATAATGAAAAAGATGTTTGCATTGTCTATGTGGTGAGGCTGGGGCTGTTGACTCTAAGGACTTCTACTCGGAATGATCGAGCTTTGTATCCGCTAATTGCTGGTAGTCATCTCACTTCAATAAAGTTCATTTGGCTGTACTTATTTATCAACAAGTTGGGGTTCTGCCTGCAGACTGCTTAGACACTGCTTCCAATTAGACATGCACAATCCAACCTAGTCAACCTCTGACCCACCTATCTGCAGTACAAAGTGAAAATTAAGAAGAATTTTGATATTTATATAATGAATTTATAATTTTATCAGCCAGAGGGTCGCATATTTGTGAAGGGTATAACTGCAGAAATCCCATCAAATAgtgttaatttatttgtgtgttttaacaatgatgggggtgaggggggaggtcTAAGGAACAGTAAGTCAGCATTTGAGAGATTAATTATGAACAGAGGTTGCAATAAAGTCTCCAAGCCAGTTAACTAGGTTTACAGTTACAACAGTCAAAAATCTAAACTACCAAAATGTTTAGTTGTTGTTTATagttatatgtatataaatatatatatatatatatgcattaaCAGAAAAGACATTTCAGTGTGCCCCGGGACAGTTCTATACTGACTGATGTTACTACCTCAAGCTGAGTGAAGGTACATGTGaagcagctgtgtttctgcCCATGAAAACGTAAAAAACTTTGAAGCTGTTTGCGCTGGGgggcagagtggggggggggggtgttatacAGCCATAAGATCAGTCATCATAGAAGCACCCCACAGTTCCACACCTAAGTCCACAGGAACCTGTAGTtagcttttaaataaataagagtcTCCAAGTTCTTTGGTAGGAGTCTGCATCTCTCTGGCCTCAGTATCTTGCCCACAGTGTTGAATATTCTCTCCACTGGGGTGGTGGTGGCCGGGACGGTGAAAACCTTCTTGGCCACCTGGGAGAGCTGGGGGAAGTCGGTGGCCTTGCGCTTCCAGTAGTGCAGCGGGTCCTCGTCGGTGGGCTCCTCGTGCAGGTACGTGGCCAGCTCCTGCTCGATGCTCTTGGCCTGCGAGGCGGGCCGCTGCTTCATGAAGGAGAAGAGCTTGCTGCGCTTGGACGGGGGCGGCTGCGGCTCCTGGCTGGCCACCTGGGGGCTGCTGGCCTGCGTGTGCTTGGCCACCTCCTTCAGCAGCACCTGCCGGTGCCACTCGGTGTCGCTGCTCCAGGACAGCTTGAACTGCGGGTCCAGCGCGGTGGCTGTCACGtgcagggggtcctccaggatGCCGGCCAGCCTGCGGTCCAGAGACTGCGCCAGGCCCACCAGGATGCCCGTGCATTGGCGCGTGGCCGTCTCCGACAGGTGCTTGCGCAGGCCCAGCACGCAGGGCAGGGCCAGGCTGATGGACACGTGCTTGTCCCCCTGCACCATGTCCGTGGCCTCCTCGAAGGGCTCCAGCACCTCCACCAGCTCCCTGAGGACGGCCTTCTCGAAGCTGCTGAGCGTCAGGTCGTGCCGGTCCACGATGTCTTCCAGGAACTCGGCCGACTCCAGCATGCGGCGCACCGCCTTCAGCTGGGAGTTCCAGCGCCGCTCCCCGCCGCCCGGGCCCCTCTCGAGGGCGCCGCCCGTCCCGAACACCTGGCCCAGCTTCTCGGGCGCCACCGTGGCGGTGACGTAGTTGTAGAAGCAGGCGGCTTTGGTGAGCGCTATGGAGAGCTGCGGGGAGGACCGCAGGCCCTCCCGGACGCACATCCCCAGGGAGCGAGCGAAGCAGTCGATCCGGCACGGGCCGAAGCACAGGTCCAGGGAGTTGTCCCCCGTCTCGCCGCCCGCCGCCTCTTCACCTTCGCCGGTCCCCGCCTCCTCGTCgctgctgtcctcctcctcctcctcctcttcctccccgcCGTGTAGGCAGAAGCCGGGCAGGCGGAAAGCGGCCCTGCTCTCGGACGGGATTGGGTCGGCCACCACCCGGAACACCTTGCCCGTGATGCCGTGGGCGTGGGAGATCTCGTCGAACTCGGAAAGAACGCGCTGCGCCGTGCCGTGGCCCACCAGCGGGAGGCAGGCCAGCAGGGCCGACTTGATCTGCCAGTCTGCAGTGATGAAGTGGCAGGTGACTCCCAGGTAGCCGCCCCCGCTGCCGGCGGCCCCGCTCCTCCACAGGTCCAGCGTGACGCTGCAGGACTCGGCGGCGGTCAGCGCCTGCTTGGTGGCCAGCTGCACCTGGTAGGCGTAGCCcgggagcagctgctgctggatgtAGTGGCGCGGCTCCGGCGTGTAGCGgggctccagcagctgcagcagctcgcGGAAGCCCTCGTTCTCCACGATCTGCACCGCCTGCAGGTCCCGGATGATCATCTTGGCAATGGCCTCCGAGATCAGCACCTGACGAGGGTCGTTGCGGTCGAACTTGGCGATCCCTGCGCCGTGAGAGGACCTGGACGGTTCGGAACGCCCGGCACCAGTGAGGTGCTGGACCGTCCCAGAAGAGTAAGCCTCTCTCTTTACGTCTTTCTTCTTCACAAACTCATCGTACATGGCCTGATGTTTACGCTGCACGGGAAACAAAGCGGGGGGACAAAGTTTAGTTTTACATTGCAATCAGGTTGACATCAGAGGAAAATGCTGCTCTTGCTCCTCAGTGATAAGTACCTGTCATCTCTAATCACTAATTCAGATTTAGTTATGATGTGCCAAAACTTGCACAGGAATGTGGGTTGACATCCCTTATAAAAATATAGGACAAGTGATCTTGCTGTGGAAATTTTTTTTGGGTGTCTTTCTACTACTGCTGCCACTGtgtaatgcatttcttttgagGTGTACGTTGGCTACATGTGCGCACGCCACGTGAAGCCCATCGACTTTCGGGTATCAGAAACAGTACTAAATTAGACCTCAGGTATCTGTACCTGTAGTAGTTTACGTTCGGTAGAAGGACGACACATTTACACTCAAAGCAAACTTCATTTAAAGCCCTTCACTGAAGGAATACCAGGCAGACAAAGCCTAACTGACtgcatttaaaagtaaacgaaaGCACATCAAACATCAAAGGATTGTGCATACCACCGTAGCCAATTGCAGCTAGCTAAATCGCTTCGAACTTCGAAGTACTGTCCATCTTAAACATGAATTTCGATCATATCCCAAACATGCATTGACAATATGAGATCTGGCTGTTCAGAAATAATCTACAGAAAGGTatcattttttcctccagtttaattaaaaattgatgTAACTGATACTGGGGAGGGCGCATTCGTATATGGCATTTCCTGGCTTTCGGTGCATCGGATGCATACAGAAATTAAGTTGCGTGTATCTGTAATGATGTGAGGTCGATTCGACCATGCTcaagcaagagagggagagagaggggaaaaaaatcaatatcaatCTATTTCCAACCACACACGACCCCCACACCCAGATAAACCTTTATTTACCCCGTTCTCGTATCCCGAATGCCCACACGCGCATAATTTGGGAACAATTTATGTGATTCCCGCTGGGTTTAAACCTCGATCGGGCTACAGATGGGTTATCAATCAGGCGATACAAATCCTAATTAATCCATCTAGCAGAATTACCTTTAGATGTGTGACGAAGTTGGATGTCACTGTCCGCTTCGCCTGAATCCTGGTTCCACAAGCCTTGCAGTTTGATTCGATCTTGCCATTTTCCCCCTCAAAGACAATATTGAAGTAATCCAGAATAGACACCCTCGAATTTGACGCCATCGACGGAGTTTTCAACCTTTACTCGGAAGTAAAAACAACTTTCTGTCGACTACAATTTGTGTGGTCCACAATTCCTTCGTTTTTCTCGTCCCCTCTCAACATGAAAGCGGAGAGGGTCTTCTTTATTTCATACGGGGATACAGCTTGCTAATTAGACGCAACAATAGAGTATTGAAAATGCAATAGCTCTTCGTCGCGATATCGCGTTCATATATGAAAAACGCCGTATTGTCGCTACCTCTGGTAGCGGTAGGCTAGATGAAAGTGTGGCAGCCGAAACGGGCTTAGCGCGTTTCGTCCTCACGGTTTCCACATCTGTCGCTAgccttgtgtatttattcaacGCGACTATTGTAGACCGTCGCCCCGTCCGCTTGCTGCCTGCCTCTGATTTGAGACCAGGAAGTAGACTGCAAACGTGTTCGGGATTTTCTTTCTCAGTTCGAGAATTTCCGTCACAATTCGGTTGTATTGAGCATCTTGGTATGGAACGTCACTGCCCGGGTTAATTCGAAAATAATTCTGTTGAAAAATATGAGTTATGCATTAATCACTCATAGTTCAAAAATAGCAATTCAATTCAACTGTAAATAGCCAGTGCTATTGAAGCAAGTGGATGTTTTTTGCGAAATATGTCAATTTTCAAGTGCTGTTTCATTCCtgaatttgcttttgtgttgtttgcaCAAATCAACATATTTATTGAGaagcaatttatattttatacaatttaagaaaaacatGTAGGCCTAGTGGTTTAGATGTTAATTAACATATATCCTGAAGATGGAGAGACTTGCAGAGGATAGCTTTTAATTACTATTCcattattccattacatttcacTGCATGAACATCTTCATTATCAGTTAGTCTCAACAGACAATATTGCAGATGGGTCTGTAGTAGGTTTACCCTATatcctggaggaggagaatgcGATTGGTGCAAAAATCCTGAGAAAATGCTCAGATGTCCTGTCCCTCGGGGTGAGGGTGCAGTCACTTCCATGAGGGAAAACTTATGAAATGAGCAAAAGAAGAAACAGTTAAGGCAAATGGTGTAAACTAAATTTAATCCAGttggaaaaatataaatgagtaCAACAGT
It contains:
- the si:dkey-109j17.5 gene encoding zinc finger BED domain-containing protein 4; translated protein: MASNSRVSILDYFNIVFEGENGKIESNCKACGTRIQAKRTVTSNFVTHLKRKHQAMYDEFVKKKDVKREAYSSGTVQHLTGAGRSEPSRSSHGAGIAKFDRNDPRQVLISEAIAKMIIRDLQAVQIVENEGFRELLQLLEPRYTPEPRHYIQQQLLPGYAYQVQLATKQALTAAESCSVTLDLWRSGAAGSGGGYLGVTCHFITADWQIKSALLACLPLVGHGTAQRVLSEFDEISHAHGITGKVFRVVADPIPSESRAAFRLPGFCLHGGEEEEEEEEDSSDEEAGTGEGEEAAGGETGDNSLDLCFGPCRIDCFARSLGMCVREGLRSSPQLSIALTKAACFYNYVTATVAPEKLGQVFGTGGALERGPGGGERRWNSQLKAVRRMLESAEFLEDIVDRHDLTLSSFEKAVLRELVEVLEPFEEATDMVQGDKHVSISLALPCVLGLRKHLSETATRQCTGILVGLAQSLDRRLAGILEDPLHVTATALDPQFKLSWSSDTEWHRQVLLKEVAKHTQASSPQVASQEPQPPPSKRSKLFSFMKQRPASQAKSIEQELATYLHEEPTDEDPLHYWKRKATDFPQLSQVAKKVFTVPATTTPVERIFNTVGKILRPERCRLLPKNLETLIYLKANYRFLWT